The segment CCAACAACCCTTTAATTATCTTGGGAGCCTATCTATTTATAGGATTTTTGTATTTGGTTGCAATCCCATTATTTCTTTATTTTTGGATGGACACAAGGTGGAATTTTATGAATAAGTTTGAGAGGTTAGCCATTTATTCTTTAGTGTTTCTATTTTTCCCAGGTTTAATACTGTTTGCTCCGTTTTTGAATCTTAGGATTCGTGGGCAAGGGGAGATTTAGAAGTTGACTCGTGCCAATGTTATTCAACTAGGTTTTCTAGTATTTGCCTTAGGCGCAACGGCTTATGTAAGTCTGCTTGCTTTTGGAATTGATGGCTTTAATGCTGGATTATTCTCTGAGACTTTGCTTCTCATTTTGCTTGTAGGGTGGATAAGTTCTTACTTTTTTCGAGTTTTTCAAGGAAAAATGACGTTTATGGAGCAGCGTAAACGCTATAGAGAAGCTTATGAGCAGTTAGCTAATCGTGAAGTTCAAGAAAAATTTGATTCAATGTCTGAGGAAGAGCAGAAGAAATTAATAAATCAGCTTGAAATTGATAACAATTGATTTATCAGATTAATTATAAAATTCTCTGCTTCTATAAAGAAGTATTCTTTAATGACAGCGAAGGAAATCTTTTTGCGAAAAGACTCGATGCATTGCTCAAGCATTAATAGATGCTTTTCACGGTTAAAAAATGAAGGGCGAACAGCCTTAATGCCTTTCGTTATGGCTGGTGACCCTGACTTGAAAACCTCTGCAGAAATTTTGCTGAGATTACAAGAAAAAGGAGCAGATATAATTGAGTTAGGGATTCCTTATAGCGACCCACTTGCTGATGGTCCAATAATTCAGTTAGCAGCTTCACGAGCACTTTCTTCAGGCACATCCCCTGGGAAGGTTCTTGAAATGTTGGCAAACCTACAAGGCAAGCTAACCATTCCAGTCGTACTTTTTACTTATAGCAACCCTTTGTTGAATTTGGGGATGGAAAATTTTTGTAAAGTAGCCTCAGAATCAGGAGCGGCAGGATTAGTTGTACCTGATTTGCCTTTGGAAGAAGCAGATAAATTATCTCCAATTGCTTTTGCCAACGGGCTGGATTTAGTACTTCTAGTTGCACCTACTACACCTCCTGAGAGGATGAAAAGGATCTCAAATAAGAGTAAAGGCTTTACTTATCTTGTAAGTGTTACGGGGGTAACTGGAGAACGTTCTGGTTTGGAGAGTCGTGTGCAGTCTCTTATTAGCCAATTAAGGGAATTTGGATCTAACCCTATAGCAGTTGGATTTGGGATTTCTGAACCTAAGCATATTTCTCAGGTTAGGAGTTGGGGTGCCGATGGAGCAATAGTAGGTAGTGCTTTGGTTAAAAGAATTTCAAATGCTAAATATGACAAGGCAGTTGATGTAGCAGGGGAGTTTTGTAATGAACTTCGAAAAGCGGCTGACTCATAGTCATAATTTAACAAGTATTTTTTTAGTATTAAATGTAAGATTAATCTTGATAAGCTTCTTAGGTAACTTCTTGGAGGCTCTTAAAATCTTTTAGGAGGTAATCAAGACTTAGATTATAATTATTAGCCTTAACTCCTACTCTGTTTTGATTGTGTATTTATGGAACTATTTGTACTTTATGGTAGATACTGTGAAAACGCGCTTGAAAAGCGAGTCCCTTTTCGAAAAGAGCACCTTGAAAGACTTGGCAAGTTAAAGAAAGAAGGAACAATTATTACACTAGGCCCAACAAAATGTAATAAATATGTTTTTGGAATTTTCAAATCTACTTCTCTTGAAGAAGTCAGAACAATCTTAGAAAATGATATTTACTATAAAAAAGGTATTTGGATATCCTTAGATATTTATTCTTGGATCCAAGCTTTTTGAGCTTTAGATAATACCCATTCTGCAACTAGAATATCTCCTTCTGGACCAAGAACTTCCTCGTAACCACTCATTATTCCCACCCCTTCTCTTGCTACTTGGGCAATATTCTCGATATTATCAAGTTTGTTTCGCTGTAAGTCTTTTATTTTTAATGTTTTATTCCTTCTAATTACATTCCCGCCATTAATATGACAACCTGCGCAATGTTGCATAAAAAGACTTTCTCCTTTATTGCTATCAAGAGCAGAAATTTTGCAAGGTATAGAAATTATTGAAAAAAATATTAAAGATACAATTAAAAGTGCTTTCATTACTTTATAGAAAATTTTCAAAAAAAATATACTTGATTCTGATATTCATCTCAATTAGTGCAATCTTCTTTTAGCTTTTCTAGCAGAAGGTCCAATTGCCCAAATGGGTCAGAAGCGACTTCCCCTTTTGGCGCAATTAAATTTTTATTAGACCATGTTTTCTCAATGGAGCAAAGCCTTGTTGCCAATTTGCTTATTCCACCTTTCAAGTAATCTTTTTTAAGAACTTCAATTAGAGCAGGAATCCTTTCAGAATTGGCATTAAGGATTAATTTCAGATCTTTTTGTGTTTTGTTTTGTTGCTTGAGCCAATCCTTTATAAAAAGTGTTAGCTCATCTTCAATTTCTTTTGACCATTTAGCCATTTTTATAAGGGGAACCAAGCATCGAGTCTCTGACGAGCTCGATCTTTTATTGAAGGAGTCATATGCTGGCTCCATAGACTTATTACTGCTGTTAATGCAACTAAATCATCACTAAAGCCTGCAACAGGAATTATGTCTGGCATTAAATCAATTGGCATTATTAAATAAGTTAGCGCAGCGATTAATGAAACTCTGGCTTGTGGAGGTGTTGAATCAGCAAGAACCATTTCAAATGCTTCTATGGCTGGTTTAGCTATTATTCTTCCTGCTTTATTGAGTACTTTTCTGAAAGCCCCTTCATCAATTACAGAGCTGTCAATTACCTCGGCTTCTAAAACTTCTTGATTAAAATTGTTTTTTTGAGACATATCTTTTTAGGATTTAAAAGTACAAATTGGTGTAGCCCTAATTAAGTGCAAGATTCTTCAAGACTTTATAAATTCAGAATGACACAAGTCATTGGTTGATTTCAACAAGACCAGTTTGGATGCCAGTTTTGCGGAGTTTTCTAAGAGCTCTTTGTACAACTTGCCTACAATATTCTCTACTACAATTCATGTGTTTTGCAACCTCTGCCAAAGTACGCCACTCATTGCTTCCATCAAGACCAAAACGAAGACTAACAATAGTTCTTTCTTTAGGCGTGAGATTGGCTTTGTCTAGTAATGACCAGGCTGAATCATTCCTTTCTGCTAATTCAGCCACTTCCATAGGAGGTATTTCTTCACTAGGAAGTACATCGCCTAATTCGGAAGGATCAGATTTTGATTGAACAACTCCCTGAAGACTTACCGTGATACTTCTAAGTTCACATTGCAGTAGCTCTTCGACTTCCTCTTTTTGGAGATGCATTTTTTTTGCAAGTAAATCAGCGGATGGTGGAAGTCCATTGGCTTGCATTAAATGGGATTTTGCAGCTCTAAGCTTGGTTAGCTTTTCATTGATATTTACCGGTATTCTGATCGTCCTGCTTTGCGTAGAAAGGGCTCTATTAAGACCTTGTCTAATCCACCAGTATGCATAAGTTGAAAAGCGATGTCCTCTCTTGGGATCATATTTTTCAACCGCTCTAGTAAGACCAAGCGTCCCTTCTTGTATTAGGTCAAGTAAGTCAAGTCCTTTACCTTGGTATCTTTTCGCTAAATTGACTACAAGTCTTAAATTCGACGTGATCATTTGATTCTTTGCTCTTTCTCCCTGTCTAATAGTTCTTCGTTCAATATCTGTATAGTCACAAGCTGGTCCTTTGCCTCCTGCCAAGTTGCATCTCTCATTAAGAGCAACCATTGCCTGAACTTTTCTCCCCATTGTGAGTTCTTCTTCAGGTGTTAGTAGATGATGACGTCCGATTTCTCCAAGAAAGTCACTTAATGAGCTCACGATTTGTACCTCCTTGATTCTTAAAATTTAGGTCGAAATTGTTAACTTTCCTATGTCGTAATAAAGAGTTCCAAATTGAACTTGTTGCTAATTAACATTTGTCATATTTTACTGTTGAATCTTTGTTCAATATAGTGCGTCTTTTTTGTTGTGCTTTCTGTGCTTAATAATTCTGCTAGTAGTGATCAGAATGATAATCATTTAAACCTTAAAAGTCTTTAAGCCATTTTTTTTACAATGGTATTAAGAAAACATTTTTTATTTTGTAGCCCTTCTCAGAGCCAATACTTCAAGAACATCTCTCCAGTTAACATCATGAGATGCAAGTGCAACTTGTAAATGGTATATCAAGTCTGCTGCTTCATTCGCAATATCGTTTTTGTTGTTGTCTTTGCACGCCATTACGAACTCCACACTCTCTTCTCCAATCTTCTTCAGGATTTTATTATCCCCTCCTTCTAGAAGAATATTTGTGTAGCTACCTTCCTCAGGACTTAAGCATCTTTGTTTAATTATTTTGAAAACCTCGCTGCAAGAATCTGTTGGTGGTGGTAAGAAAATTTCTTTATCCAAAGAAGGAGTTTTTTCACTTTGAAAGAAGCAAGATCTTGCCCCCTTGTGACAAGAAATCAACCCGACTTGTTCAATAGTGAGAAGTAAGCTATCTGCATCACAGTCATATCTAATATCTTTGACATTTTGGATGTGCCCACTGGTTTCACCTTTCCGCCATAATTTGTCTCTTGAACGACTCCAGTAATGTACTTCTCCCGTCCTAATGGTTTCTTCTAGTGAATGCTTGTTCATCCAAGCCATCATTAAAATGGCTCCATCTAGCCAGTCTTGGGCAATAGCAGGTATAAGTCCGTTTTCATTAAAACGAAGCTGGTTTATGAAATCTTTGCTCGTTTGCGTCATATCCTTAATTGGAAAAAATGTTTGGATCCTTTAATAGTTTCCTCAAATATGCAGTAGATGTCTATCAAAAACAAAAGCTATAGTTGCAGTAAGCGTTTTGAAGGCTTCCCATGTTGCCATAGGCAATGGAGACATGCTGGTCACTGTAAGTTTGTTCACGGGTATAG is part of the Prochlorococcus marinus str. MIT 0919 genome and harbors:
- a CDS encoding NAD(P)H-quinone oxidoreductase subunit L → MVVSQIANNPLIILGAYLFIGFLYLVAIPLFLYFWMDTRWNFMNKFERLAIYSLVFLFFPGLILFAPFLNLRIRGQGEI
- a CDS encoding DUF3007 family protein, with amino-acid sequence MTRANVIQLGFLVFALGATAYVSLLAFGIDGFNAGLFSETLLLILLVGWISSYFFRVFQGKMTFMEQRKRYREAYEQLANREVQEKFDSMSEEEQKKLINQLEIDNN
- the trpA gene encoding tryptophan synthase subunit alpha, with amino-acid sequence MHCSSINRCFSRLKNEGRTALMPFVMAGDPDLKTSAEILLRLQEKGADIIELGIPYSDPLADGPIIQLAASRALSSGTSPGKVLEMLANLQGKLTIPVVLFTYSNPLLNLGMENFCKVASESGAAGLVVPDLPLEEADKLSPIAFANGLDLVLLVAPTTPPERMKRISNKSKGFTYLVSVTGVTGERSGLESRVQSLISQLREFGSNPIAVGFGISEPKHISQVRSWGADGAIVGSALVKRISNAKYDKAVDVAGEFCNELRKAADS
- a CDS encoding YciI family protein; translated protein: MELFVLYGRYCENALEKRVPFRKEHLERLGKLKKEGTIITLGPTKCNKYVFGIFKSTSLEEVRTILENDIYYKKGIWISLDIYSWIQAF
- a CDS encoding c-type cytochrome codes for the protein MKALLIVSLIFFSIISIPCKISALDSNKGESLFMQHCAGCHINGGNVIRRNKTLKIKDLQRNKLDNIENIAQVAREGVGIMSGYEEVLGPEGDILVAEWVLSKAQKAWIQE
- a CDS encoding YkvA family protein, whose protein sequence is MSQKNNFNQEVLEAEVIDSSVIDEGAFRKVLNKAGRIIAKPAIEAFEMVLADSTPPQARVSLIAALTYLIMPIDLMPDIIPVAGFSDDLVALTAVISLWSQHMTPSIKDRARQRLDAWFPL
- a CDS encoding sigma-70 family RNA polymerase sigma factor, with the protein product MVSSLSDFLGEIGRHHLLTPEEELTMGRKVQAMVALNERCNLAGGKGPACDYTDIERRTIRQGERAKNQMITSNLRLVVNLAKRYQGKGLDLLDLIQEGTLGLTRAVEKYDPKRGHRFSTYAYWWIRQGLNRALSTQSRTIRIPVNINEKLTKLRAAKSHLMQANGLPPSADLLAKKMHLQKEEVEELLQCELRSITVSLQGVVQSKSDPSELGDVLPSEEIPPMEVAELAERNDSAWSLLDKANLTPKERTIVSLRFGLDGSNEWRTLAEVAKHMNCSREYCRQVVQRALRKLRKTGIQTGLVEINQ
- the hisIE gene encoding bifunctional phosphoribosyl-AMP cyclohydrolase/phosphoribosyl-ATP diphosphatase HisIE, with the translated sequence MTQTSKDFINQLRFNENGLIPAIAQDWLDGAILMMAWMNKHSLEETIRTGEVHYWSRSRDKLWRKGETSGHIQNVKDIRYDCDADSLLLTIEQVGLISCHKGARSCFFQSEKTPSLDKEIFLPPPTDSCSEVFKIIKQRCLSPEEGSYTNILLEGGDNKILKKIGEESVEFVMACKDNNKNDIANEAADLIYHLQVALASHDVNWRDVLEVLALRRATK